In Vicia villosa cultivar HV-30 ecotype Madison, WI unplaced genomic scaffold, Vvil1.0 ctg.000197F_1_1, whole genome shotgun sequence, one genomic interval encodes:
- the LOC131625277 gene encoding L-aspartate oxidase 2-a, chloroplastic-like — MATCIPAGRGTLHYRVTDYKRHSCRRTAWVSDMPIKVKRYLRKDLSWSKWVSNSKVLQIHRCEFSEPPLCKNQKFFKVISSSKKDGHTKYFDFSVIGSGIAGLRYALEVAKYGTVAVITKAEPHECNTNYAQGGVSSVLCPSDSVESHMKDTIVAGAYLCDEESVRVVCTEGPERVRELIAMGASFDHGEDGNLHLMREGGHSHNRIVHAADMTGKEIERALLKEVTSNPNIFVFEHHFAIDLLTCQNGSDITCLGVDTLNTETLEVVRFLSKATLLASGGAGHIYPKTTNPLVATGDGIAMAHRAQAVISNMEFVQFHPTALADEGLPIQPTKPRDNAFLISEAVRGDGGILYNLAMERFMPFYDERAELAPRDVVARSIDDQLKKRDEKYVLLDISHKPKNQILSHFPNIASMCLQYGLDITRHPIPVVPAAHYMCGGVHAGLQGETNVKGLYVAGEVACTGLHGANRLASNSLLEALVFAQRAVQPSVDQMKSSSLDLTASNSWPRPIVPFSLGSNAKDKILSATDELRKELQSIMFYYVGIVRSTMWLETAEKKIGSLEAKWEEYLFRHEWKPTMVFPEICEMRNLFCCAKLVVSSALSRRESRGLHYTIDFPNLEESERLPTIIFPSSHLNSTWSSRQLHKQPMYQ, encoded by the exons ATGGCAACTTGTATACCTGCTGGAAGGGGCACATTGCATTATAGAGTGACAGACTACAAGAGACATAGCTGTAGAAGAACGGCATGGGTTTCTGATATGCCTATCAAAGTCAAGAGATACTTGCGAAAAGATCTTTCATg GTCTAAATGGGTATCCAATTCCAAGGTACTTCAGATACACAGATGCGAGTTTTCTGAACCTCCACTTTGTAAGAATCAGAAATTCTTCAAAGTCATTTCTTCATCCAAAAAAGACGGTCATACAAAATACTTTGACTTTTCCGTCATTGGCAGTGGAATTGCTGGCCTCAGATACGCGCTCGAAGTTGCAAAATACGGAACTGTTGCAGTCATAACAAAGGCTGAGCCTCATGAATGCAACACAAATTATGCTCAAGGTGGTGTAAGTTCTGTGCTATGCCCTTCGGATTCTGTGGAGAGTCACATGAAGGACACCATTGTAGCTGGTGCTTATCTTTGTGATGAGGAGAGTGTTAGA GTTGTCTGTACCGAAGGACCAGAGAGAGTCAGGGAACTAATTGCTATGGGCGCATCGTTTGATCACGGGGAAGATGGTAACTTGCATCTAATGAGGGAGGGTGGTCATTCACATAATAGAATTGTTCATGCTGCTGATATGACTGGAAAAGAGATTGAGCGTGCTCTATTGAAGGAAGTTACCAGCAATCCTAATATTTTTGTGTTTGAACACCATTTTGCTATAGATCTTCTCACTTGTCAG AATGGATCTGATATAACTTGTCTTGGTGTTGACACACTGAATACTGAAACCTTAGAG GTGGTAAGATTTCTTTCAAAGGCGACTTTACTAGCGTCAGGGGGAGCAGGACATATTTATCCTAAAACCACAAATCCATTG GTAGCCACCGGAGATGGAATTGCAATGGCACACCGAGCTCAAGCTGTGATTTCTAACATGGA GTTTGTACAGTTCCATCCGACCGCCTTAGCCGATGAAGGGCTTCCTATACAACCAACCAAGCCTAGGGATAATGCATTTCTGATATCTGAAGCTGTAAGGGGTGATGGTGGCATCCTTTATAATTTAGCCATGGAAAGGTTTATGCCTTTTTATGATGAAAGGGCGGAGCTTGCCCCAAGAGATGTAGTCGCAAGAAGTATAGACGACCAACTTAAAAAGCGTGACGAAAAGTATGTGCTCCTTGACATTAGCCACAAGCCGAAGAACCAAATTCTCTCTCATTTTCCCAACATTGCTTCAATGTGTCTTCAGTATGGTTTGGACATAACACGTCATCCGATCCCTGTTGTTCCAGCTGCTCATTACATGTGTGGAGGAGTTCATGCCGGGCTCCAAGGAGAGACGAATGTGAAAGGTCTCTATGTAGCCGGTGAGGTAGCATGTACAGGTTTGCATGGAGCAAATAGACTTGCTAGCAACTCATTGCTCGAGGCACTCGTTTTCGCACAAAGAGCTGTTCAGCCGTCTGTAGATCAAATGAAAAGCTCTAGCCTTGACCTGACCGCATCAAATTCATGGCCAAGACCTATTGTGCCGTTTTCACTTGGAAGTAATGCCAAAGACAAAATTTTATCTGCGACGGATGAATTGAGGAAAGAACTACAATCTATCATGTTTTACTACGTAGGAATTGTGAGGTCAACAATGTGGTTAGAGACAGCGGAGAAAAAAATCGGTAGTCTTGAGGCGAAATGGGAGGAGTACTTGTTTAGGCATGAATGGAAACCGACAATGGTGTTCCCTGAGATTTGTGAAATGAGAAACCTTTTTTGTTGTGCTAAGTTGGTGGTTAGCAGTGCCCTTTCAAGGCGCGAGAGCCGCGGATTGCATTACACCATTGATTTTCCGAATCTCGAGGAAAGTGAGAGACTTCCAACAATCATTTTTCCAAGTTCACATTTGAACAGTACATGGAGTTCTAGGCAATTACACAAGCAACCTATGTATCAATAA
- the LOC131625248 gene encoding GDSL esterase/lipase At3g27950-like, with translation MNSGRLIHLLWCFNLYVAFTFIQVSSQNNIYDSKKCVYPAIYNFGDSNSDTGAGYALFTGVKPPNGISFFGSLSGRASDGRLIIDFISEELKLPYLSAYLNSVGSNYRHGANFAVGGASIRPGGYSPINLGIQVSQFVLFKSHSNILFNQLSNNRTDPPFRSGLPRNEDFSKALYTFDIGQNDIAIGLQHTSEEQVKTSIPDILRQFAQAVQVLYNEGARVFWIHNTGPIGCLPYDIIYYQPKNGNLDGNGCVKPHNEIAQEYNRKLKDQVFQLRRKFPLAKFTYVDVYAAKYKLISDAKSLGFVNPLEFCCGSYYGYHINCGKKAIINGTVYGNPCNNPSQHVSWDGIHYSQAANQWIAKQILYGYLSDPPVSVVKACHT, from the exons ATGAATTCTGGGAGATTAATTCATTTACTTTGGTGTTTCAATCTGTATGTAGCATTTACATTCATTCAAGTTTCATCTCAGAACAATATCTATGATTCAAAGAAATGTGTGTACCCTGCAATTTACAATTTTGGTGACTCAAATTCTGATACTGGAGCTGGATATGCATTATTCACAGGGGTAAAGCCTCCTAATGGCATAAGCTTTTTCGGAAGCCTCTCAGGAAGAGCTTCCGATGGTCGTCTCATCATCGATTTTATCA GTGAAGAACTGAAGCTACCATATCTAAGTGCTTACTTGAACTCAGTTGGATCAAATTACAGACATGGTGCAAACTTTGCAGTAGGAGGCGCGTCCATTCGTCCTGGCGGTTACAGTCCAATCAACCTTGGTATTCAAGTATCTCAGTTTGTTTTGTTCAAATCACACTCCAATATTCTCTTCAATCAACTCTCTAACAACA GGACAGATCCGCCTTTTAGAAGCGGTCTTCCGAGGAATGAGGATTTCTCTAAGGCCCTTTACACCTTTGATATTGGACAAAATGATATTGCCATCGGTTTGCAGCACACTTCTGAGGAACAGGTTAAAACCTCAATTCCTGATATCTTGAGGCAGTTCGCCCAAGCAGTGCAG GTTCTATACAATGAAGGTGCAAGGGTGTTTTGGATTCACAATACAGGTCCGATCGGATGCTTGCCCTATGACATAATCTATTATCAACCCAAGAACGGTAACTTGGATGGAAACGGCTGTGTTAAACCGCACAATGAGATTGCTCAAGAATATAACAGGAAGCTAAAAGACCAAGTGTTTCAGCTAAGGAGAAAGTTTCCATTAGCCAAATTTACATATGTTGATGTTTACGCAGCCAAATACAAACTTATCAGCGATGCAAAGAGCCTAG GTTTTGTGAATCCATTGGAATTTTGCTGCGGAAGTTACTACGGTTACCATATAAATTGCGGGAAGAAGGCGATAATAAACGGAACAGTTTATGGAAATCCATGTAATAATCCTTCACAACATGTTAGTTGGGATGGTATACATTACTCCCAAGCAGCAAATCAATGGATTGCTAAACAAATTCTGTATGGATATTTATCTGATCCACCAGTTTCAGTTGTGAAGGCATGTCATACATGA
- the LOC131625279 gene encoding carbonic anhydrase, chloroplastic isoform X1, giving the protein MSTSSINGFSLSSLSPAKTSIKRTTLRPLVFASLNSSSSSSSSSTFPSLIQDKPVFASSSPIITPVLREEMGKGYEEAIEELQKLLREKTDLKATAAEKVEQITAQLGTTSSSDGIPKSEASERIKTGFLHFKKEKYDKNPALYGELAKGQAPPYMVFACSDSRVCPSHVLDFQPGEAFVVRNVANLVPPYDQAKFAGTGAAIEYAVLHLKVSNIVVIGHSACGGIKGLLSFPFDGNYSTDFIEEWVKIGLPAKAKVKSQHGDAPFGELCTHCEKEAVNVSLGNLLTYPFVREGLVNKTLALKGGYYDFVKGSFELWGLEFGLSSTFSVKDVAAILHWKL; this is encoded by the exons ATGTCTACCTCTTCAATAAACGGCTTTAGTCTTTCTTCTTTGTCCCCTGCCAAAACTTCTATCAAAAGAACTACATTGAGACCCTTGGTTTTTGCATCTCTTaactcttcttcttcatcttcttcttcctcgacTTTCCCTTCTCTTATTCAAGACAAGCCGGTTTTCGCTTCATCGTCTCCTATCATCACCCCAGTTTTG agAGAAGAAATGGGAAAGGGCTATGAAGAAGCTATTGAAGAGCTCCAAAAATTGTTGAG GGAGAAGACTGATCTGAAAGCCACAGCAGCTGAGAAGGTTGAGCAAATCACAGCTCAATTGGGAACAACATCATCCTCCGATGGCATTCCAAAATCTGAAGCCTCAGAAAGGATCAAAACTGGTTTCCTTCACTTCAAGAAAGAGAAATATGA CAAGAATCCAGCTTTGTATGGTGAACTTGCCAAAGGCCAGGCCCCTCCG tATATGGTGTTTGCATGCTCAGACTCAAGAGTCTGCCCATCTCATGTGCTAGATTTCCAGCCAGGAGAAGCCTTTGTGGTCAGAAATGTTGCTAACTTGGTCCCACCATATGACCAG GCAAAATTTGCTGGAACTGGTGCTGCAATTGAGTATGCAGTTCTGCATCTCAAG gttTCCAACATTGTTGTCATTGGACACAGTGCTTGTGGTGGTATTAAGGGACTTTTGTCCTTTCCATTTGATGGAAACTACTCCAC TGATTTCATTGAGGAGTGGGTCAAAATTGGTTTACCTGCAAAGGCAAAGGTGAAATCACAACATGGAGATGCACCTTTTGGAGAGCTATGCACACACTGTGAGAAG GAAGCTGTGAATGTTTCCCTTGGAAACCTTCTCACCTACCCATTTGTGAGAGAGGGATTGGTGAACAAGACATTGGCACTCAAGGGAGGATACTATGACTTTGTGAAAGGATCTTTTGAGCTTTGGGGACTTGAATTTGGCCTTTCATCCACTTTCTCC GTCAAAGATGTGGCCGCGATTCTACATTGGAAGCTATAA
- the LOC131625279 gene encoding carbonic anhydrase, chloroplastic isoform X2 produces MSTSSINGFSLSSLSPAKTSIKRTTLRPLVFASLNSSSSSSSSSTFPSLIQDKPVFASSSPIITPVLREEMGKGYEEAIEELQKLLREKTDLKATAAEKVEQITAQLGTTSSSDGIPKSEASERIKTGFLHFKKEKYDKNPALYGELAKGQAPPYMVFACSDSRVCPSHVLDFQPGEAFVVRNVANLVPPYDQAKFAGTGAAIEYAVLHLKVSNIVVIGHSACGGIKGLLSFPFDGNYSTDFIEEWVKIGLPAKAKVKSQHGDAPFGELCTHCEKEAVNVSLGNLLTYPFVREGLVNKTLALKGGYYDFVKGSFELWGLEFGLSSTFSV; encoded by the exons ATGTCTACCTCTTCAATAAACGGCTTTAGTCTTTCTTCTTTGTCCCCTGCCAAAACTTCTATCAAAAGAACTACATTGAGACCCTTGGTTTTTGCATCTCTTaactcttcttcttcatcttcttcttcctcgacTTTCCCTTCTCTTATTCAAGACAAGCCGGTTTTCGCTTCATCGTCTCCTATCATCACCCCAGTTTTG agAGAAGAAATGGGAAAGGGCTATGAAGAAGCTATTGAAGAGCTCCAAAAATTGTTGAG GGAGAAGACTGATCTGAAAGCCACAGCAGCTGAGAAGGTTGAGCAAATCACAGCTCAATTGGGAACAACATCATCCTCCGATGGCATTCCAAAATCTGAAGCCTCAGAAAGGATCAAAACTGGTTTCCTTCACTTCAAGAAAGAGAAATATGA CAAGAATCCAGCTTTGTATGGTGAACTTGCCAAAGGCCAGGCCCCTCCG tATATGGTGTTTGCATGCTCAGACTCAAGAGTCTGCCCATCTCATGTGCTAGATTTCCAGCCAGGAGAAGCCTTTGTGGTCAGAAATGTTGCTAACTTGGTCCCACCATATGACCAG GCAAAATTTGCTGGAACTGGTGCTGCAATTGAGTATGCAGTTCTGCATCTCAAG gttTCCAACATTGTTGTCATTGGACACAGTGCTTGTGGTGGTATTAAGGGACTTTTGTCCTTTCCATTTGATGGAAACTACTCCAC TGATTTCATTGAGGAGTGGGTCAAAATTGGTTTACCTGCAAAGGCAAAGGTGAAATCACAACATGGAGATGCACCTTTTGGAGAGCTATGCACACACTGTGAGAAG GAAGCTGTGAATGTTTCCCTTGGAAACCTTCTCACCTACCCATTTGTGAGAGAGGGATTGGTGAACAAGACATTGGCACTCAAGGGAGGATACTATGACTTTGTGAAAGGATCTTTTGAGCTTTGGGGACTTGAATTTGGCCTTTCATCCACTTTCTCCGTATGA